In uncultured Cohaesibacter sp., a genomic segment contains:
- a CDS encoding transferase hexapeptide repeat family protein: MTGGVWSWDDIVPVVDDTAFVHPAAVLIGDVIIGAGCYVGPGAVLRGDFGRITMAPGSNFQETCVAHAFPGKDVVIEELGHIGHGAVLHGCHIGRNAMVGMNAVVMDEAEVGENAIIGAGSFVKAGMIIPAASMVVGSPARIVRTLSEAEIAWKMEGTAVYQRLAQDAPSKLKAAQPLRAPEENRRRVEVAGHEPLVLARKS, translated from the coding sequence ATGACTGGGGGCGTCTGGTCGTGGGATGACATCGTGCCAGTGGTGGACGATACCGCTTTTGTTCATCCGGCAGCGGTCCTGATCGGTGACGTCATTATCGGGGCTGGCTGCTATGTCGGCCCCGGAGCCGTTCTGCGCGGTGATTTCGGGCGGATCACCATGGCGCCGGGCTCGAATTTTCAGGAGACCTGCGTTGCCCATGCCTTTCCCGGCAAGGATGTGGTGATAGAAGAGCTGGGCCATATCGGCCATGGTGCTGTTCTGCATGGATGTCATATCGGCCGCAATGCCATGGTGGGCATGAATGCCGTTGTGATGGATGAGGCCGAGGTGGGAGAGAATGCGATCATCGGGGCCGGATCCTTCGTCAAGGCCGGGATGATCATTCCGGCCGCATCAATGGTCGTCGGCTCGCCTGCGCGCATTGTCCGGACGCTGTCCGAGGCGGAAATCGCATGGAAGATGGAAGGGACTGCTGTCTATCAGCGTTTGGCGCAGGATGCGCCTTCAAAACTGAAGGCTGCTCAGCCCCTGCGGGCACCGGAAGAAAACCGGCGTCGGGTTGAGGTTGCGGGGCATGAACCTTTGGTTCTCGCGCGCAAAAGCTAA
- the paaZ gene encoding phenylacetic acid degradation bifunctional protein PaaZ, translating into MTDEILSPRRLESYIVGAWRAGEGEGEPVANAATGKLHALIGTEGLDFRAALEWGRAVGGPALRAMTIHQRALMLKALGLRLMELKEEFYQESFATGATRADSWPDIEGGIGTMLAFASKARREFPNARVLTEGPVEVLSRDASFMGQHILTPMEGVAIHINAYNFPVWGMLEKIAPSLIAGMPCLVKPATQTAYLTELVVRRMLESGLLPDGALQIVTGNPGDLLDHVTEQDVVTFTGSATTGRMLRSKSSIVANSVRFTMEADSLNASILGADAGPGTPEFDLFVREVSREMTAKAGQKCTAIRRIMVPRDCEGAVIDALKGRLGQIPIGLPTDPSVRMGALVSLRDRETVRNRVRELMGEAEILAGDPDGCALVSGDNETGAFMAPILLHCANPMEAEAVHAIEAFGPVATLMPYDDASEAVALARKGRGSLVSSVFTNNAGLAAKFASELAPFHGRVLIGNRASAKSSTGHGSPLAPLVHGGPGRAGGGEEMGGMRGVKHFMQRSAIQGPPAMLSAVTGQWMEGAPAHSDIHPFRKSLADLQIGDQIVTDARPVTQADVEHFAEFTGDRFYAHMDREAARANPFFEDRVAHGYLIASFAAGLFVDPEPGPVLANYGVDNLRFMMPVYFGDSLHVRLTCKEINPRENAEHGEVRWDCQVANQRDQIVAQYDVLTMVAKSWPLLEAAE; encoded by the coding sequence ATGACGGACGAGATCCTGTCACCACGCCGTCTGGAAAGCTATATCGTCGGCGCCTGGCGTGCGGGAGAAGGCGAGGGAGAGCCGGTCGCCAATGCTGCCACAGGCAAGCTGCATGCCCTGATCGGAACCGAGGGGCTCGATTTCAGGGCTGCTCTTGAATGGGGGCGCGCCGTTGGCGGTCCGGCCTTGCGCGCCATGACGATCCATCAGCGAGCCCTGATGCTCAAGGCACTAGGCCTCAGACTTATGGAGCTGAAGGAAGAATTCTATCAGGAGAGCTTTGCCACGGGTGCCACACGGGCTGATTCATGGCCTGACATAGAGGGCGGGATCGGCACCATGCTGGCCTTCGCTTCCAAGGCCCGGCGCGAGTTTCCCAATGCCCGTGTGCTGACGGAAGGGCCGGTCGAGGTGCTGTCGCGCGATGCTTCCTTCATGGGGCAGCATATTCTGACGCCGATGGAAGGTGTGGCCATCCATATCAATGCCTATAATTTTCCGGTCTGGGGCATGCTGGAGAAGATTGCACCATCACTGATTGCAGGCATGCCCTGTCTGGTCAAACCGGCAACGCAGACGGCCTATCTGACAGAGCTTGTGGTCCGGCGGATGCTGGAAAGCGGGCTGCTGCCCGATGGCGCCTTGCAGATTGTGACCGGCAATCCGGGAGATCTGCTCGATCATGTGACCGAACAGGATGTGGTGACCTTTACCGGCTCTGCCACCACTGGCCGGATGCTCAGGAGCAAGTCTTCCATCGTTGCCAACTCGGTGCGCTTCACCATGGAGGCGGACAGTCTCAATGCGTCCATTCTTGGGGCCGACGCAGGGCCGGGGACGCCGGAGTTCGACCTGTTCGTGCGCGAAGTTTCGCGCGAGATGACTGCCAAGGCGGGACAGAAATGCACCGCCATTCGCCGGATCATGGTGCCTCGTGATTGCGAGGGGGCCGTGATTGATGCGCTCAAAGGCCGTCTTGGTCAGATACCGATCGGGCTGCCGACAGACCCTTCGGTGCGCATGGGAGCGCTGGTCTCGCTCAGGGACCGTGAGACCGTGCGCAATCGGGTGCGTGAGCTGATGGGCGAAGCGGAGATTCTTGCGGGTGATCCTGATGGCTGCGCTCTGGTGTCGGGTGACAATGAGACGGGGGCTTTCATGGCTCCGATATTGCTCCATTGTGCCAATCCGATGGAGGCCGAGGCGGTGCATGCCATCGAGGCATTCGGACCGGTGGCTACGCTGATGCCCTATGATGATGCATCCGAAGCGGTTGCGCTTGCGCGCAAGGGGCGCGGTTCTCTTGTTTCCTCCGTCTTTACCAACAATGCCGGTCTCGCTGCGAAATTTGCCAGCGAACTGGCGCCGTTCCATGGTCGGGTGCTGATCGGCAATCGCGCCTCGGCCAAAAGTTCGACCGGGCATGGCTCGCCGCTTGCGCCGCTGGTGCATGGTGGGCCAGGCCGGGCTGGTGGTGGCGAGGAAATGGGAGGGATGCGGGGCGTCAAGCATTTCATGCAGCGCTCGGCCATTCAGGGGCCTCCGGCAATGCTGTCTGCGGTAACCGGGCAATGGATGGAAGGCGCGCCTGCACATAGCGACATCCACCCGTTCCGCAAATCTTTGGCAGATCTGCAGATCGGCGATCAGATTGTCACCGATGCCCGTCCGGTCACTCAGGCCGATGTCGAGCATTTTGCCGAATTCACCGGTGATCGCTTCTATGCCCATATGGACAGGGAAGCGGCCAGGGCCAATCCATTTTTCGAGGATCGGGTCGCCCATGGCTATCTCATCGCTTCCTTTGCGGCTGGCCTGTTTGTTGATCCGGAACCGGGACCGGTGCTTGCCAATTATGGTGTCGATAATCTGCGCTTCATGATGCCGGTCTATTTCGGCGACAGTCTGCATGTGCGTCTGACCTGCAAGGAAATCAATCCGCGTGAGAATGCCGAACATGGCGAAGTGCGCTGGGATTGTCAGGTTGCCAATCAGCGCGACCAGATCGTTGCGCAATATGATGTGTTGACCATGGTGGCCAAGAGCTGGCCGTTGCTGGAGGCTGCGGAATGA
- a CDS encoding Phenylacetic acid catabolic protein, with protein MTSEAAVMPIEDYLAKGGKLTSPDNVPPRYRAELLRMMSSFVDSELAGSAGFADAINWAPGISQRIAASRIVLEKAANAEKVLDLMEDFGTDKALYNRAHDWAARQPREAGIDPRRQGADMRLSVFHSPLAGWTDACVMNLLMGLATGIQLRELAQISYIPFAEVIREIAPVEDRHKDLGLIGLEDICTSEEGWAEAARSVDYWLPRVAATFGAAESERFARLHRMGLRHSSNQALLDEWTNLAQTQLAALKLL; from the coding sequence ATGACGAGTGAAGCCGCTGTGATGCCAATCGAGGATTATCTTGCCAAGGGTGGCAAGCTCACCTCGCCGGACAATGTGCCGCCGCGCTATCGCGCCGAACTGTTGCGCATGATGTCTTCCTTTGTGGACAGCGAACTGGCCGGTTCGGCAGGCTTTGCCGATGCCATCAATTGGGCGCCGGGGATATCCCAACGCATTGCTGCCAGCCGGATCGTTCTGGAGAAGGCGGCCAATGCGGAGAAGGTGCTTGATCTGATGGAAGATTTCGGCACCGACAAGGCGCTCTATAATCGGGCCCACGACTGGGCTGCGCGCCAGCCCCGCGAAGCCGGCATTGATCCGCGCAGGCAGGGGGCAGACATGCGCCTGTCGGTGTTTCACTCTCCGCTTGCGGGCTGGACCGATGCATGTGTGATGAATTTGCTGATGGGATTGGCGACGGGCATTCAGCTCAGAGAGCTGGCCCAGATATCCTATATTCCCTTTGCCGAGGTCATTCGTGAGATTGCGCCCGTTGAAGACCGGCACAAGGATCTGGGCCTGATTGGCCTTGAAGATATCTGCACCAGCGAAGAGGGGTGGGCCGAGGCTGCCCGGTCTGTCGATTACTGGTTGCCGCGGGTGGCTGCGACATTTGGAGCCGCGGAGTCTGAGCGCTTTGCACGTCTGCACCGCATGGGGTTGCGCCATAGCTCCAATCAGGCCCTTCTGGATGAGTGGACGAACCTTGCCCAGACGCAACTTGCAGCGCTGAAATTACTCTGA
- the paaE gene encoding 1,2-phenylacetyl-CoA epoxidase subunit PaaE, with amino-acid sequence MSRFSSLEVTDVRRETRDAVVLTLKPDAADEKDFAFTQGQYLTFRRAFDQQELRRSYSICAGVDDGCLQVGIKRVEGGAFSTWANEELKVGDHIDAMPPMGRFFTPLDPAAEKNYLAFAAGSGITPVLSIIKTTLAREPKSTFTLVYANRQMSSIMFREDLEDLKNSYLGRLSVIHILKSEGQEIDLFTGRIDEEKLDALFDLWIEAESIDTAFICGPEAMMLTIADNLRKHGIADEQIKFELFASSQPGRAPHKAVSKAGAVTSNSCDVSVTLDGSTRQFSMPKDGHSILDAAVANEMDAPYSCKAGVCSTCRARVLEGEVEMAVNHALEDYEVKAGYVLSCQCVPVSDKVVISYDE; translated from the coding sequence ATGTCACGATTTTCTTCACTTGAAGTGACCGATGTGCGCCGCGAGACACGCGATGCCGTGGTTCTGACCCTGAAACCGGATGCTGCCGACGAGAAGGATTTTGCCTTCACGCAGGGGCAGTATCTGACCTTTCGCCGCGCATTCGATCAGCAGGAGCTGCGGCGCTCCTATTCCATTTGCGCCGGTGTTGATGACGGCTGCCTGCAGGTCGGCATCAAGCGGGTGGAGGGCGGTGCCTTCTCCACCTGGGCCAATGAAGAGCTGAAGGTGGGCGATCATATCGACGCCATGCCGCCAATGGGGCGCTTCTTCACGCCGCTCGACCCGGCGGCGGAGAAAAACTATCTGGCCTTTGCCGCCGGTTCTGGCATTACGCCGGTGCTCTCGATCATCAAGACCACCTTGGCTCGAGAGCCGAAGTCCACCTTTACGCTGGTTTATGCCAACCGTCAGATGAGTTCCATCATGTTCCGCGAGGATCTGGAGGATCTCAAGAACAGCTATCTGGGGCGCTTGTCGGTTATCCATATTCTCAAGAGCGAGGGGCAGGAGATCGATCTCTTTACCGGACGGATCGATGAAGAAAAGCTCGATGCCCTGTTCGATCTCTGGATCGAGGCGGAGAGCATTGATACGGCCTTCATCTGTGGGCCGGAGGCGATGATGCTGACCATCGCGGACAATCTGCGCAAGCATGGCATTGCCGATGAACAGATCAAGTTCGAGCTGTTCGCTTCATCGCAACCGGGCAGGGCACCCCATAAGGCGGTTTCGAAGGCCGGTGCGGTGACGAGCAACAGCTGTGATGTTTCCGTGACGCTGGATGGATCGACGCGCCAGTTTTCAATGCCCAAGGACGGGCATTCCATTCTCGATGCAGCGGTTGCCAATGAAATGGACGCACCCTACTCCTGCAAGGCCGGGGTCTGCTCGACCTGTCGCGCCCGGGTTCTGGAAGGCGAAGTCGAGATGGCAGTCAATCATGCGCTGGAAGATTACGAGGTGAAGGCCGGTTATGTCCTTTCCTGCCAGTGTGTTCCTGTTTCAGACAAGGTGGTGATCAGTTATGACGAGTGA
- the paaD gene encoding 1,2-phenylacetyl-CoA epoxidase subunit PaaD yields MMTTISPTMTRPSVDTIWDWLGEVPDPEIPVVSVAELGIIREVRYEGEMLVVAVTPTYSGCPATSVIDLAIEEKLREKGLDRLRLERRLSPPWTSDWITTEAREKLRAFGIAPPIDGTAASGVMAARARRMTGKGNLVVECPRCGSTHTERVSQFGSTPCKASWRCKDCLEPFDYFKCI; encoded by the coding sequence ATGATGACGACCATCAGTCCAACCATGACGCGGCCGTCAGTTGACACCATATGGGATTGGCTCGGCGAAGTGCCGGATCCGGAAATCCCGGTGGTCTCGGTTGCCGAATTGGGCATCATTCGAGAGGTGCGCTATGAGGGCGAGATGCTGGTTGTCGCTGTCACGCCGACCTATTCGGGTTGTCCGGCAACCTCTGTCATCGACCTCGCCATCGAGGAGAAATTGCGCGAGAAGGGCCTTGACAGGCTGCGGCTTGAAAGGCGGCTCTCGCCTCCATGGACGAGTGACTGGATCACCACGGAGGCGCGCGAGAAGCTGCGTGCCTTTGGTATCGCTCCGCCGATTGACGGCACGGCTGCCAGTGGCGTCATGGCTGCGCGCGCGCGCCGCATGACCGGCAAGGGGAACCTGGTGGTCGAGTGTCCACGCTGCGGCTCCACCCATACAGAGCGGGTCAGCCAGTTTGGCTCGACCCCCTGCAAGGCTTCCTGGCGCTGCAAGGATTGTCTGGAGCCATTCGACTATTTCAAATGCATCTGA
- the paaC gene encoding 1,2-phenylacetyl-CoA epoxidase subunit PaaC produces MGDSAIILGHRVSEWCGHAPALEEDIAMANTALDLIGHTQMWLGLAGEVEGKGRDADALAYLRDALQFRNLLLCELPNGDMGVTLMRQFLFDARHHAMLVWLTGSASPRVAEIAAKAVKEASYHLERSSDLVVRLGDGTEESHCRMQAALDQLWPYIDEMFMDDAVDDAMAAAGIAPRPSALRKEWEGTLREVLAEATLDMPGPAGFAQKGGNIGRHTEHLGYILAEMQFLQRAYPGASW; encoded by the coding sequence ATGGGGGACAGTGCCATCATTCTGGGCCATCGCGTGTCTGAATGGTGCGGCCATGCGCCAGCACTGGAAGAAGATATCGCCATGGCCAACACGGCGCTGGATCTGATCGGCCACACCCAGATGTGGCTGGGGCTCGCTGGTGAAGTCGAAGGCAAGGGCCGGGATGCCGATGCGCTTGCCTATCTGCGCGATGCCTTGCAGTTCCGCAATTTGCTTTTGTGCGAATTGCCCAATGGCGACATGGGCGTCACCCTGATGCGCCAGTTCCTGTTTGATGCGCGTCATCATGCCATGCTGGTGTGGTTGACCGGCTCGGCCAGCCCGAGGGTTGCCGAGATCGCAGCCAAGGCCGTCAAGGAAGCCAGCTATCATCTTGAGCGCTCGTCCGATCTGGTTGTCCGGCTGGGGGACGGCACCGAGGAAAGCCATTGCCGGATGCAAGCTGCGCTGGATCAGCTCTGGCCCTATATCGATGAAATGTTCATGGATGATGCCGTTGACGACGCAATGGCCGCGGCAGGTATCGCACCCAGACCATCGGCTTTGCGCAAGGAATGGGAAGGAACCCTGCGCGAGGTTCTGGCCGAGGCTACGCTCGACATGCCCGGACCGGCCGGTTTTGCCCAGAAGGGTGGTAATATCGGGCGACATACCGAGCATCTGGGTTACATTCTGGCCGAAATGCAGTTTCTGCAGCGTGCCTATCCCGGCGCGAGCTGGTAG
- the paaB gene encoding 1,2-phenylacetyl-CoA epoxidase subunit PaaB, which produces MSRKEWPLWEVFIRGQHGLNHRHVGSLHAPDAEMAIHHARDVYTRRKEGVSIWVVKSNDITASSPSEKGPLFDPAESKAYRHPTFFDIPEEVGHM; this is translated from the coding sequence ATGTCCAGAAAAGAATGGCCGCTTTGGGAAGTTTTTATCCGGGGTCAACACGGCCTCAATCACCGTCATGTCGGCAGCCTGCATGCGCCCGACGCTGAAATGGCGATCCACCATGCGCGCGATGTCTATACCCGCCGCAAGGAGGGGGTGTCCATCTGGGTGGTGAAGTCCAACGACATCACCGCGTCCAGCCCGTCCGAGAAGGGGCCATTGTTCGATCCGGCTGAAAGCAAGGCCTATCGACATCCGACCTTCTTCGATATCCCCGAAGAAGTGGGGCATATGTGA
- the paaA gene encoding 1,2-phenylacetyl-CoA epoxidase subunit PaaA, with product MYAQMVKSEGMKSRDEMTPEELAFQDRIDRGEKIEPKEWMPEGYRKTLIRQIGQHAHSEIVGQLPEGNWITRAPTLERKAILLAKVQDEAGHGLYLYSAAETLGVSRDDLTEKLHSGAMKYSSIFNYPTLNWADMGAVGWLVDGAAIMNQVPLQRTSYGPYSRAMIRICKEESFHQRQGYSIMMKMAAGTPAQKEMAQDAMNRFWYPALMMFGPSDADSVHSAQSMAWKIKINTNDELRQKFVDQTVPQAEYLGLTIPDEHLKWNEEKGGYDFSQPDWSEFFEVIKGNGPCNRERMNARVKAWDEGEWFREGLYAHAEKAMRRRAATTAAE from the coding sequence ATGTATGCTCAGATGGTGAAGTCGGAAGGAATGAAATCCCGGGATGAAATGACGCCCGAAGAACTGGCTTTTCAGGACCGGATCGACCGGGGCGAAAAGATCGAGCCCAAGGAATGGATGCCCGAGGGTTATCGCAAGACGCTGATCCGGCAGATCGGACAGCATGCCCATTCGGAAATTGTCGGACAGCTGCCGGAGGGCAACTGGATCACCCGCGCTCCAACCCTTGAGCGCAAGGCCATTTTGCTGGCCAAGGTGCAGGATGAGGCTGGCCACGGGCTCTATCTCTATTCGGCGGCAGAAACGCTTGGCGTCAGCCGCGATGATCTGACCGAAAAGCTGCATTCCGGTGCCATGAAATACAGCTCCATCTTCAACTATCCAACCCTCAACTGGGCCGACATGGGTGCGGTTGGCTGGCTGGTCGATGGGGCTGCGATCATGAATCAGGTGCCTTTGCAGCGCACTTCCTATGGCCCCTATAGCCGGGCGATGATCCGCATTTGCAAGGAAGAAAGCTTCCACCAGCGTCAGGGCTATTCGATCATGATGAAGATGGCCGCAGGCACCCCGGCGCAGAAGGAAATGGCGCAGGATGCGATGAACCGCTTCTGGTATCCGGCGCTGATGATGTTTGGTCCGTCGGATGCGGATTCGGTTCATTCTGCCCAGTCGATGGCCTGGAAAATCAAGATCAATACCAATGACGAGCTGCGTCAGAAATTCGTCGATCAGACTGTGCCGCAGGCGGAATATCTGGGCCTGACGATTCCGGACGAGCATCTCAAATGGAATGAGGAAAAGGGTGGCTATGATTTCAGCCAGCCGGACTGGTCCGAGTTTTTCGAAGTGATCAAGGGCAATGGTCCGTGCAATCGCGAGAGGATGAATGCCCGCGTCAAGGCTTGGGACGAGGGGGAATGGTTCCGGGAAGGGCTTTACGCCCATGCCGAAAAGGCAATGCGCCGTCGGGCTGCAACAACCGCAGCCGAGTGA
- the pcaF gene encoding 3-oxoadipyl-CoA thiolase: MAEAFVCDAIRTPIGRYGGALSSVRADDLAAVPLKALLERNPQVDWEQIDDVILGCANQAGEDNRNVARMAVLLSGMPVGVPGTTVNRLCGSGMDAIGLAARTIRAGDGDMLVAGGVESMSRAPFVLAKADRAFSRNAEIYDTTIGWRFKNAALDKIHGTHSMPETADNVAADYGISREDQDRFAAESQRRWDVAQKAGLFAEEIVPVAIPQRKGDPILVDCDEHPRPGTSAEALARLRGVNGPYLSVTAGNASGVNDGAAGLIIASESAAKANGLVPKARIVAMAAAGVPPRVMGIGPVPATRRVLERAGLTLDQMDVIELNEAFAAQALAVLRELGLPEEAGHINANGGAIAMGHPLGMSGARLVLHATYQLQRSGGRYALCTMCVGVGQGIALILERV; encoded by the coding sequence ATGGCGGAAGCCTTTGTTTGCGACGCGATCCGCACACCGATTGGGCGCTACGGGGGAGCCCTGTCTTCGGTGCGTGCCGACGATCTGGCCGCGGTGCCGCTCAAGGCATTGCTCGAACGCAATCCGCAGGTTGACTGGGAACAGATCGACGATGTGATCTTGGGCTGTGCCAATCAGGCTGGCGAGGATAATCGCAATGTTGCCCGCATGGCGGTTCTGCTGTCCGGCATGCCCGTCGGTGTTCCGGGCACGACGGTCAACCGGCTTTGTGGTTCCGGCATGGACGCCATCGGGCTCGCAGCACGGACCATTCGCGCAGGCGACGGCGATATGCTGGTGGCCGGTGGCGTGGAGAGCATGAGCCGGGCTCCTTTCGTCCTTGCCAAGGCAGACAGAGCCTTTTCCCGCAATGCTGAGATCTATGACACGACCATCGGTTGGCGCTTCAAGAATGCTGCACTGGACAAGATCCATGGCACCCACAGCATGCCGGAAACGGCGGACAATGTGGCGGCGGACTATGGAATTTCGCGTGAGGATCAGGACCGCTTTGCCGCAGAAAGCCAGCGCCGCTGGGACGTTGCACAGAAGGCTGGCCTCTTTGCCGAAGAAATCGTTCCCGTTGCCATTCCCCAGCGCAAGGGAGATCCGATCCTCGTTGACTGCGACGAGCATCCGCGTCCGGGTACCAGCGCTGAGGCGCTGGCCAGATTGCGCGGTGTGAATGGCCCGTATCTGAGCGTGACAGCGGGTAATGCATCCGGCGTCAATGATGGCGCTGCTGGGCTGATCATCGCTTCAGAAAGCGCGGCCAAGGCCAATGGCCTTGTACCGAAAGCGCGCATTGTTGCCATGGCTGCCGCCGGGGTGCCGCCGCGCGTGATGGGCATCGGGCCGGTGCCTGCAACCCGTCGGGTGCTGGAGCGGGCCGGTCTGACGCTGGATCAGATGGATGTCATCGAACTCAACGAAGCTTTTGCCGCGCAGGCGCTTGCCGTGCTGCGCGAGCTTGGTCTGCCGGAGGAGGCTGGCCATATCAACGCCAATGGCGGCGCCATCGCCATGGGGCATCCGCTGGGCATGTCCGGGGCGCGGCTCGTATTGCACGCCACATACCAGCTTCAACGCAGCGGTGGGCGCTATGCGCTCTGCACCATGTGCGTCGGGGTCGGGCAGGGCATTGCTCTCATTCTGGAACGGGTCTGA
- a CDS encoding M14 family zinc carboxypeptidase encodes MMNSQSKSVIYRRELSTSLSALTDRFKRSQYHGATVEAWVFDGQKRRKAAERELARAGVKAHIRSAFKPLLHAFLEEIDLTHIESLVVHYPVVFGTPEARFLMEAYPLQDLLAGCECRFEPMPLQDGVPFYRVDMTMSSSRKESVVIFAPNRERQDHVGQAVLSNCGWLRVCGAQDEALDCDEAFETDLEQAFHSIIGFFKDYSWEDKSPLFERLEMRVEAPFHEMALPLAGEAISTAELMHEELYFAALETLKILNGFKEDDRTFAPGQLVPCLAPRGDEIILVELALASDPCLAIDCASESMPMLHSRVEGWRLKEGDAPLKSLAHVDHWLSPETIRESLKVVGGETLISCSRRGRPVWGRYRKGDGPGVVISSGQHANETSGPVGALRAAAKLREDKKNNFAIVPLINPDGFALMRELCKDYPGHMNHAARFTAGGNDLEYVERGYENDILHEIKALADAKLHVNLHGYPSHEFVRPFSGYVPRGQELWTLPKGFMLILRYHPGWERVGEAILQTMISVLQEYEPIMSLNRAQLARFRHYSGAEPGFDVRKDVAHFRQEAPEALFPVTIITEAPDETVYGEDFKILHEAQMRCAIAGARVLRDLI; translated from the coding sequence ATGATGAATTCGCAGTCCAAGTCCGTGATCTATCGCAGAGAATTGTCGACCTCCTTGTCTGCGCTGACAGATCGCTTCAAAAGATCCCAATATCATGGTGCAACGGTTGAGGCATGGGTTTTCGATGGTCAAAAACGGCGCAAAGCTGCCGAGCGGGAGCTTGCGCGCGCCGGTGTGAAAGCACATATCCGTTCGGCCTTCAAACCACTCCTTCATGCCTTTCTGGAAGAGATAGACCTTACCCATATCGAGTCACTTGTGGTGCATTATCCGGTGGTTTTCGGAACGCCCGAGGCCCGGTTTCTTATGGAGGCCTATCCTTTGCAGGATCTGCTTGCGGGATGTGAATGCCGGTTTGAGCCGATGCCGCTGCAAGACGGTGTGCCTTTTTATCGGGTTGATATGACGATGTCTTCCAGCCGCAAGGAGAGCGTTGTGATCTTTGCGCCCAATCGGGAGAGGCAGGATCATGTCGGGCAGGCAGTGCTGTCCAACTGCGGCTGGCTGCGGGTTTGCGGAGCGCAAGATGAAGCGCTCGATTGTGATGAAGCTTTCGAGACCGATCTGGAACAGGCTTTCCATTCCATTATCGGTTTTTTCAAGGACTATTCCTGGGAAGACAAAAGCCCCTTGTTCGAGCGGCTGGAGATGCGCGTCGAGGCGCCCTTTCATGAAATGGCGCTGCCTCTGGCCGGAGAAGCCATCAGCACAGCAGAACTGATGCATGAGGAGCTGTATTTTGCCGCGCTGGAAACGCTGAAGATCCTGAATGGCTTCAAGGAGGATGACCGCACTTTTGCGCCGGGGCAACTGGTGCCCTGTCTGGCGCCGCGGGGCGACGAGATCATATTGGTGGAACTGGCGCTTGCATCCGATCCTTGTCTGGCGATCGATTGTGCCAGTGAGTCGATGCCCATGCTGCATAGCCGGGTTGAAGGCTGGAGGCTGAAAGAAGGCGATGCGCCGCTTAAAAGTCTCGCCCATGTCGATCACTGGCTGTCGCCGGAGACGATCAGGGAAAGCCTGAAGGTGGTTGGTGGCGAGACGCTGATCTCATGCTCGCGGCGGGGCAGGCCGGTCTGGGGACGTTATCGCAAGGGCGATGGTCCCGGTGTGGTGATCAGCTCGGGCCAGCATGCCAATGAAACCAGCGGTCCTGTCGGAGCCTTGCGGGCGGCAGCCAAATTGCGCGAGGACAAGAAAAACAATTTCGCCATTGTGCCGCTGATCAATCCTGACGGCTTCGCCCTGATGCGCGAACTCTGCAAGGACTATCCCGGACATATGAACCACGCGGCGCGCTTTACCGCCGGGGGCAACGATCTGGAATATGTCGAGCGCGGTTATGAGAATGATATTCTGCACGAGATCAAGGCATTGGCTGATGCCAAGCTGCATGTGAATCTGCATGGCTATCCTTCCCACGAATTTGTCCGGCCTTTCTCGGGCTATGTGCCGCGTGGTCAGGAGCTTTGGACGCTGCCGAAAGGTTTCATGCTGATCCTGCGGTATCATCCCGGCTGGGAAAGGGTGGGGGAAGCCATCCTGCAAACCATGATCAGCGTGTTGCAGGAATATGAGCCGATCATGTCGCTCAATCGCGCACAATTGGCCCGCTTTCGCCACTATAGCGGCGCAGAGCCGGGTTTTGATGTCAGGAAAGACGTTGCGCATTTCCGGCAGGAAGCTCCCGAGGCGCTCTTCCCCGTGACCATCATTACCGAGGCCCCGGACGAAACCGTCTATGGTGAGGATTTCAAGATCCTGCATGAAGCACAGATGCGCTGTGCCATCGCGGGGGCCAGAGTGTTGCGCGATCTGATCTGA